In Bacteroidales bacterium, the DNA window CCGGAAGCGAGTTTTGCATAGTTGTCAGAAATGGCAGCATGAAGCGTAAACAGTGACTGCTGAAGGTATAGTATTGAGCTTCGAAAGCGTGGAACGCCGGGGCATTAATTTTCGTGCTTGTTGGTGCTGCACCAGCATTGCGGTAAAGACAAGTAATGCTGGCCCGGCCGGAGTCTAAGGCTATATCAAAGGCAGAGCGGTTTGCATGGGAACACGGGACGCGAGACAAAAGATAAGGCGAGAAGGCGGGAGGACGAAAAACGTAGTATTGAATGGTGAGAACCTTGCTACAGGAACCCGAGACCCGAGACGCGAGACTCCAGACAAGCAACAAGCAACAAGAAACAAGAAAACGAGAAAGTTATGGGATTTAAGATAACCATTCTGAACGATAATACAGCAGGTAAGCGCACTGCGGCGGAGTACGGGCTTTCTTTTCTGGTAGAAGGGCAGGAGGGAAGCTATCTTTTCGATCCGGGGCCTTCTGATATTGCCCTGCGAAATGCAAAAGTATTGGGTATTGATCTGGAGGATGCGGTGGATACCATCGTACTGACGCACGGTCACTGGGACCATGGTAACGGTTTGGAATACTTTTCAGACAAGAAGTTGATTACCCATCCTGCTAGCTTTACAGAAAGGTACAACAGGGTTAACTGCCACTACAACGGACTGCCTTTAACCCAGGATGAAGCTGCTGAAAAGTTCACGCTTCAGTTTACCCGGGAACCTCTTGAAGTGATGTATGATCACCTGTTTCTTGGAGAAATCCCCCGTTTGAATGACTTCGAGGCAAAAGCTTCTTCTTCGGTGGATGCAAAGGGGAATGAGGATTTTATACCCGACGATTCAGC includes these proteins:
- a CDS encoding MBL fold metallo-hydrolase, with the protein product MGFKITILNDNTAGKRTAAEYGLSFLVEGQEGSYLFDPGPSDIALRNAKVLGIDLEDAVDTIVLTHGHWDHGNGLEYFSDKKLITHPASFTERYNRVNCHYNGLPLTQDEAAEKFTLQFTREPLEVMYDHLFLGEIPRLNDFEAKASSSVDAKGNEDFIPDDSAVVVTTEKGVVIITGCSHSGICNIINYAKKITGEDHIHAVIGGFHLRKDDVVLDRTIDFLKEERIDLLYPSHCTALPALAKMYREFGIKQVLTGQEYRF